In a genomic window of Corvus hawaiiensis isolate bCorHaw1 chromosome Z, bCorHaw1.pri.cur, whole genome shotgun sequence:
- the LOC125320298 gene encoding serine/threonine-protein kinase PAK 3-like — translation MVEERGTQWEQISTGSLMEPAPAAAALSKGAFAAQPEKWSQGSLLSSNTDTASSHQQEMEDYFLELLSKMVSMENPVTKYTELENIGSGGFGEVCRALDNATGGEVAIKKINLQGLRRKEVTVNELMVMKMNRNPNLVNYLDSYLVDDELWLVMEYMDGGTLSDAIDEMYISEYEMAAISRECLQGLDFLHSNYVIHRDVKSCNILLRTDGSVKLADFGLSAQLTPEQNRRSSVVGTSWWMAPEVVKGQPYGPKVDIWSLGIVGIEMVEQEVPHWNRSPTSCC, via the exons ATGGTGGAAGAAAGGGGGACTCAATGGGAGCAG ATCTCCACAGGCTCTCTCATggaacctgctccagcagcagcagcattgtcTAAAGGAGCCTTTGCAGCCCAGCCTGAGAAGTGGAGCCAGGGCAGTTTGCTCAGCTCCAACACTGACACAGCTTCTTCCCATCAACAGGAGATGGAAGATTACTTCCTGGAGCTACTGA GCAAAATGGTGAGCATGGAAAATCCGGTGACGAAATACACTGAACTGGAAAATATCGGCAGTGG gGGTTTTGGAGAAGTTTGTAGAGCACTCGACAATGCCACAGGAGGAGAG GTGgccataaagaaaattaatctccAAGGACTGCGGAGAAAGGAAGTAACTGTCAATGAACTCATGGTCATGAAGATGAATAGGAATCCCAACCTGGTCAACTATTTAGACAG ctACCTTGTGGATGATGAACTCTGGCTGGTGATGGAGTACATGGATGGAGGCACTCTGAGTGATGCCATCGATGAGATGTACATATCTGAATATGAGATGGCAGCCATCAGTCGGGAG tgCCTGCAAGGACTGGATTTTCTTCACTCAAACTATGTCATCCATCGAGACGTGAAGAGCTGCAACATCCTTCTGAGAACTGACGGCTCTGTCAAGCTGG CTGATTTTGGCCTCTCTGCTCAGCTCACCCCTGAGCAGAATCGAAGGAGCTCAGTGGTCGGCACGTCTTGGTGGATGGCGCCTGAGGTTGTGAAAGGTCAACCATATGGCCCCAAAGTGGACATATGGTCTCTTGGAATTGTGGGAATCGAAATGGTGGAACAAGAAGTTCCTCACTGGAATAGAAGTCCTACCTCG TGTTGCTGA